In Drosophila subpulchrella strain 33 F10 #4 breed RU33 chromosome 3R, RU_Dsub_v1.1 Primary Assembly, whole genome shotgun sequence, the following are encoded in one genomic region:
- the LOC119548449 gene encoding rootletin isoform X1 has protein sequence MGLWPGTHTRKMQAYRDNFKQTPCPSAVDLQAAGPAHPPATASRLPFSRSQRGRDPSASAASVSASAAGALTPRMMSPGPPGGAGGGGDPSALLRQNQELRQRLADESHSYRRRLDTYKQAQHNQANLVSRLQSKIQQYRQRCSDLEDRMHETIKPTVGTGPKLTTGPTTSQVMCSTSLTLGQSSLPCSSSLDSPPPSCSRDYVHDDVLVTGGGGGAADLCRKLEEEHQRCEQILAQNSALRQQLEESNRTNEALTNDLQKLTNDWAGLRDELLIKEDEFKEEEQAFKDYYNSEHNRLLKMWREVVAVKRSFKEMQTAMKAEVAKMGQEINCVGKDISGSNATVAFAHQQAKRAADEELKQSQRSNDELQNQLATLKVQYESARHEIMERDQRLLELMNQLKKLEDRCAQAESQAALASRYSDEIERLNNSMREIAQAVVQDAEIADREADAEVTGGVMQHMHLTRDAASVAGGGAGGGGAGSTTGGGKSPRRNSTRASQAFAEGTISAVQAALHKYQLALHDMQVKFQNTSETLRTTKTQLETSEGTKQLLTTKMQQLTEKLDSSNSKLSELLQERESLQRGLDDVRTQKQQSEMGRADINSAFENLSGDYEKLQLNYGKLQKRIDSMEEDKKAVELEIQRILKDKNITELNLRSEEDRSSRLREETISLREELNRVSLNRDLLEQQRIESDNLINLLEKQKSDLEYDLDKLLLEKCDLQEKHEKLSNNSCSTSDELKSVQNCLQETQEERKKLRIQSADQSNEIGELKKELAVLDKARLELETDNLSAGEKLKCLQLEKEKILQDLACVTRDRGDIHNQLTAMCRKKEALNEELMRTRQRLEQTTETNSRLNRNLEEMVKDVEEKQVVIDLHEKDTHRLNELLAALRSEKESLESVLFDTNTSLEATEERRSQLERDLQEALVREESLKNHVARLQKDLEQCQRKAQETKTQLLNAARAAESDFNQKIANLQACAEDAAKRHGEEILQLRNALEKRMQQALQALQTAKDDEIEKLQERLATLQAHLESLVQQHEEALIRAESEKQQALLIAHRDKQAVAERLEAVSRDLKTEQESLDRSRREANARDEKQRAAIAQLKDEMVHMRTKEEEHKIKLEECIRKQELQLNSIREERDTLCRVSEELKMEIRLKEDKMEGTNNELQDALRKSKEGEGFIDSLRKELTDCRRQLADSNIERDKYSGSNKELRDHVKRVESAKREQARAIEEALQKISNLEDTKNSLENERTRLSTILKETENHFTKTTQDLNATKAQLQKAQVEFAQKDEGGKELQCKLVAEVELKERAQQELCQIKKQLSDLEANLCATRQELGRARCQNNQEEHRFHAREQELAQRLEEGRGREKRLEDQKHNLEVCLADATQQIQELKARLGGAEGRIRALDEQLSCVELHKRDTEQKLSSVVHTLRRIAGIQVDGSVNLSHRLLSPSRRFSPSRSCGDYDNRSTSQCPDGPIDVDPDLVRKGVRNLMHQVAQLEREKDDYKSQLGAAKKQLQDAADQQLKCDAKLGKLQAMLRNLQEEKSNLETDRKMKISAIHALEEKLKHRNDECQMLRERLAQTEMQLAATSEENGQNEERLEKSRQQCAKLDNEKRQLQEELAKVEGRASKLDLQRVAMEGDLTRLQMALQEKDCSIRQMAERLENQNRAMTQLEDRCTALKSTVDQLKERLQKSAVTETQLRGELKTLQKELSEQGHCSQANEDKLKLVQKSLQTAENEKRILTERLDSAQTNLNELRRSQQAQLDGNQRLQEQVTDLEVQRSALESQLRIAKWNQESGGDKGLTNGNGGSNGEDELSRQLKSSQREKSELRSKLQTLQDKVKQLECERKSKFSGGNAYDRAEKSNSYYGGANDSGEFDSNRYDVGGGNAGTGGGGGSFNCGLDHSVIEQETRDLRLKVRRLETLLAEKESELARCKARMNDSAKCTDGLDGDRYRSAQMHAEKLLDAREQSHRQQVLRLENQISMLREQLAQEAKRRQQYILRSSKANREMQHLRSTLGDSLRNVSQHPVDAHLLESESRRLDSAVSMSLPPSTCRDYDRD, from the exons ATGGGACTTTGGCCGggcacacacactcgcaaG ATGCAGGCGTATCGCGATAACTTCAAGCAAACGCCCTGCCCATCGGCCGTCGACCTTCAGGCGGCGGGACCAGCCCACCCACCGGCCACCGCCTCTCGGCTGCCTTTTTCGCGCAGCCAGCGTGGGCGTGACCCCTCGGCCAGTGCCGCCTCCGTTTCCGCCTCCGCCGCCGGCGCCCTAACGCCCAGGATGATGAGCCCGGGTCCGCCAGGTGGAGCAGGCGGCGGGGGAGATCCCTCGGCCCTGCTGCGCCAGAACCAGGAGCTGCGCCAACGGCTGGCCGACGAGTCGCATAGCTATCGACGCCGCCTGGACACCTACAAGCAGGCGCAGCACAACCAGGCCAACCTGGTCAGCCGGCTGCAGTCGAAGATCCAGCAGTATCGCCAGCGGTGCAGCGATCTGGAGGACCGCATGCACGAGACCATCAAGCCGACGGTGGGCACGGGACCAAAGTTGACCACGGGTCCGACCACCAGTCAGGTGATG TGCTCGACTTCCCTGACCCTGGGCCAGAGCAGTTTGCCCTGCAGCTCCTCGCTGGACTCACCACCGCCCAGCTGCAGTCGCGATTATGTCCACGACGATGTCCTGGTCACCGGCGGAGGCGGCGGAGCAGCTGACCTTTGCCGCAAACTggaggaggagcaccagcgaTGCGAGCAGATCCTGGCCCAGAACAGTGCCCTTCGCCAGCAGCTGGAGGAGTCGAATCGCACCAACGAGGCGCTGACCAACGACCTGCAGAAGCTGACCAACGACTGGGCCGGCCTGCGAGATGAGCTGCTGATCAAGGAGGACGAGTtcaaggaggaggagcaggccTTCAAGGACTACTACAACAGCGAGCACAACCGCCTGCTGAAGATGTGGCGAGAGGTGGTGGCCGTCAAGCGATCCTTCAAGGAAATGCAAACGGCCATGAAGGCAGAGGTGGCCAAGATGGGTCAGGAGATCAACTGTGTGGGCAAGGACATCAGTGGTTCCAATGCCACGGTGGCCTTTGCCCACCAGCAGGCCAAACGGGCGGCGGATGAGGAACTGAAGCAGTCCCAACGCAGCAATGATGAGCTGCAGAACCAATTGGCTACCCTTAAAGTTCAATATGAGAGTGCCCGCCACGAGATCATGGAGCGAGATCAGCGACTCCTGGAGCTGATGAATCAACTGAAGAAGCTGGAGGATCGCTGTGCCCAAGCGGAATCGCAGGCTGCTCTGGCCAGTCGCTATAGCGACGAGATTGAGAGACTCAATAATTCCATGCGCGAAATTGCGCAGGCCGTTGTTCAAGATGCTGAGATCGCAGATCGCGAGGCAGACGCCGAGGTCACCGGCGGGGTCATGCAGCACATGCACCTGACGCGTGACGCCGCCTCTGTGGCGGGTGGCGGAGCAGGAGGCGGTGGTGCGGGCAGCACCACTGGTGGTGGGAAATCCCCACGCCGGAACTCAACACGCGCCTCCCAAGCCTTCGCCGAGGGCACCATCTCAGCCGTCCAGGCAGCACTCCACAAATACCAACTGGCCCTCCATGACATGCAGGTTAAGTTCCAGAATACCAGCGAAACCCTGCGCACCACCAAGACCCAGTTGGAGACCAGCGAGGGTACCAAACAGCTCCTCACCACCAAGATGCAGCAGCTCACCGAGAAGCTGGACAGCAGCAACTCCAAGCTGTCGGAGCTGCTGCAGGAGAGGGAGAGTCTGCAGCGCGGTCTGGACGATGTCCGCACCCAGAAGCAGCAGTCCGAGATGGGCAGAGCCGATATCAATAGTGCG TTTGAGAACCTGAGCGGTGACTATGAGAAGCTTCAGCTGAACTATGGAAAACTGCAGAAGCGCATCGATTCCATGGAGGAGGACAAAAAGGCCGTTGAGCTGGAAATCCAACGCATTCTAAAGGACAAGAATATCACCGAGTTGAATTTGAG ATCCGAGGAAGACCGCAGTAGTCGGCTGAGGGAGGAGACTATCTCCCTCCGCGAGGAGCTCAACCGGGTGAGCCTGAATCGTGATCTTCTAGAGCAGCAGCGCATTGAGTCGGATAACCTGATCAATCTACTTGAAAAGCAGAAATCCGATCTGGAGTATGACCTGGACAAGCTGCTGTTGGAGAAGTGTGATCTGCAGGAGAAGCACGAGAAGCTATCGAACAACAGTTGCTCCACCAGCGATGAGCTAAAGTCGGTTCAAAATTGCCTCCAGGAGACACAGGAGGAGCGCAAAAAGCTCCGGATCCAGTCCGCCGATCAGTCCAATGAAATTGGTGAGCTCAAGAAGGAACTGGCGGTGTTGGACAAGGCGCGACTCGAACTGGAGACGGACAACCTGTCCGCCGGCGAGAAGCTCAAGTGCCTGCAGTTAGAAAAGGAGAAGATACTGCAGGACTTGGCCTGTGTCACCCGGGATCGTGGTGATATTCACAACCAGCTGACGGCCATGTGTCGAAAGAAGGAGGCTTTGAATGAGGAACTGATGCGGACTCGCCAACGCTTGGAGCAGACCACCGAGACCAATAGTCGCCTGAATAGAAATCTGGAGGAGATGGTGAAAGATGTGGAGGAGAAGCAGGTGGTCATCGATTTGCATGAGAAGGACACCCATCGCTTGAATGAACTCCTGGCAGCCCTGCGCTCCGAAAAGGAGTCCCTGGAATCGGTGCTCTTCGACACGAATACCTCTTTGGAGGCAACCGAAGAGCGACGTAGCCAGTTGGAACGGGATCTGCAGGAGGCTTTGGTAAGGGAAGAGTCCCTAAAGAACCATGTGGCTCGTCTGCAGAAAGATCTGGAGCAATGCCAGCGCAAGGCCCAGGAAACAAAGACGCAGTTGCTCAATGCCGCCCGTGCGGCCGAGAGTGATTTCAACCAGAAGATTGCCAATCTTCAAGCTTGTGCAGAGGATGCGGCCAAACGACATGGCGAGGAAATCCTCCAGTTAAGGAATGCCCTGGAAAAGCGGATGCAACAGGCTCTGCAAGCCCTGCAAACGGCCAAGGATGATGAGATCGAGAAGTTGCAGGAGCGATTGGCCACTCTGCAGGCCCATCTCGAGAGTCTTGTCCAGCAGCACGAGGAGGCACTGATCCGTGCGGAAAGCGAGAAGCAGCAGGCCCTGTTGATTGCCCACCGGGACAAACAGGCGGTGGCCGAGCGGTTGGAGGCCGTGTCCCGGGATCTGAAGACCGAACAGGAGTCCCTCGATCGCAGCAGACGGGAGGCCAATGCTCGGGATGAGAAGCAACGGGCGGCAATCGCTCAGCTCAAGGATGAGATGGTGCACATGCGCACCAAGGAGGAGGAGCATAA GATTAAGCTGGAGGAGTGCATCCGCAAGCAGGAGTTGCAGTTGAATAGCATTCGTGAGGAGCGTGACACCCTGTGCCGTGTGAGCGAGGAGTTGAAGATGGAGATTCGCCTGAAGGAGGACAAAATGGAGGGCACCAACAACGAGCTGCAGGATGCACTGCGCAAGTCCAAGGAGG GCGAAGGATTCATAGACAGTCTGCGCAAGGAGTTGACCGACTGTCGCCGACAACTGGCGGACAGCAACATCGAGCGCGACAAGTATTCCGGCAGCAACAAGGAGCTGCGCGACCATGTAAAACGCGTGGAGAGCGCTAAGCGGGAACAGGCACGCGCCATCGAGGAGGCACTCCAGAAGATTAGCAACCTAGAGGACACCAAGAACTCGCTAGAGAACGAACGCACTAGGTTAAGTACCATCCTGAAGGAGACGGAGAATCACTTTACGAAAACCACCCAGGATCTGAATGCCACCAAGGCGCAGCTGCAGAAGGCCCAAGTGGAGTTTGCCCAGAAAGACGAGGGGGGCAAGGAGCTGCAGTGCAAGCTGGTGGCCGAAGTGGAGCTTAAGGAGCGGGCTCAGCAGGAGCTCTGCCAGATCAAGAAGCAGTTGTCCGACTTGGAGGCCAATCTATGCGCCACTCGCCAGGAACTGGGCCGGGCTCGGTGTCAGAACAACCAGGAGGAGCACCGCTTCCATGCCAGGGAACAGGAGTTGGCCCAGCGCCTGGAGGAGGGTCGTGGCAGGGAGAAGCGACTGGAGGATCAGAAGCACAACTTGGAGGTCTGCCTGGCTGATGCCACTCAGCAGATTCAGGAGTTAAAGGCCCGTTTGGGCGGAGCCGAAGGTCGTATTCGAGCCCTGGATGAGCAGTTATCCTGCGTGGAGCTACACAAGCGGGACACCGAACAGAAGCTCTCCTCAGTGGTCCACACGCTGCGCAGGATAGCCGGCATCCAAGTGGACGGCAGTGTGAATCTTTCCCATCGATTGCTGAGCCCCTCGAGAAGATTCAGTCCATCGCGCAGTTGCGGGGATTACGACAACAGGAGCACTTCGCAGTGTCCGGATGGACCCATCGATGTGGATCCAGATCTGGTGCGAAAGGGTGTCCGCAATCTGATGCACCAGGTGGCTCAGTTGGAACGCGAGAAGGATGACTACAAGTCTCAGCTGGGAGCGGCTAAGAAGCAACTCCAAGATGCCGCCGATCAGCAACTGAAATGCGATGCCAAGCTCGGTAAGCTTCAGGCCATGCTGCGAAATCTTCAGGAGGAGAAGAGCAACTTAGAAACGGATCGTAAGATGAAGATCTCCGCCATCCATGCGCTGGAGGAGAAGCTCAAGCACCGCAACGATGAGTGTCAGATGCTGAGGGAACGTTTGGCCCAAACGGAGATGCAACTGGCCGCCACATCCGAGGAGAATGGCCAGAACGAGGAACGCCTGGAGAAGAGCCGACAGCAGTGCGCCAAGTTGGACAACGAGAAGCGTCAGCTGCAGGAGGAACTGGCCAAGGTGGAGGGTAGGGCCAGCAAACTGGATCTTCAGCGGGTGGCCATGGAGGGCGATCTCACCCGATTGCAGATGGCCCTGCAGGAGAAGGACTGCAGCATCCGTCAGATGGCCGAACGCCTGGAGAATCAAAATCGCGCCATGACCCAACTGGAGGATCGTTGCACAGCCCTCAAGTCCACCGTGGATCAGCTGAAGGAACGCCTCCAAAAGTCCGCCGTCACCGAAACCCAGCTGAGGGGCGAGCTGAAGACCCTTCAGAAGGAGCTCTCCGAGCAGGGCCACTGCTCTCAGGCCAACGAGGACAAGCTGAAGCTGGTTCAGAAGTCCCTGCAGACCGCCGAGAACGAGAAGCGCATCCTCACCGAGCGCCTGGACAGTGCCCAGACCAATCTCAACGAGCTACGTCGCAGCCAGCAGGCTCAACTGGATGGAAATCAGCGACTGCAAGAGCAGGTCACCGATCTGGAGGTTCAGCGCTCGGCTCTGGAGTCCCAGCTCCGCATAGCCAAGTGGAACCAAGAGAGCGGCGGCGACAAGGGGCTGACCAATGGCAATGGAGGCAGCAATGGCGAGGATGAGCTTAGCAGGCAGCTAAAGTCTTCCCAGCGAGAGAAATCGGAGCTGCGCAGTAAGCTGCAGACCCTGCAG GACAAAGTCAAACAGTTGGAGTGCGAACGGAAAAGCAAGTTCTCAGGCGGAAACGCCTACGATCGGGCCGAAAAGTCCAACTCCTATTACGGTGGAGCTAATGATTCCGGGGAGTTTGATTCCAATCGCTACGATGTGGGCGGAGGTAATGCCGGAACTGGTGGAGGAGGAGGCTCCTTCAACTGCGGATTGGATCACAGTGTGATCGAGCAGGAAACCCGCGATCTGCGACTCAAGGTGCGTCGCCTGGAGACGCTGCTGGCTGAAAAGGAGTCCGAGTTGGCGCGTTGCAAGGCGCGAATGAACGACAGCGCCAAGTGCACTGATGGCTTGGACGGGGATCGCTATCGCAGTGCCCAGATGCACGCCGAGAAGCTGCTCGACGCCAGAGAACAGTCCCACAGGCAGCAGGTTCTGCGCCTGGAGAATCAG ATATCCATGCTGCGCGAGCAATTGGCTCAGGAGGCCAAGCGGAGACAACAGTATATTCTACGCAGCTCAAAGGCGAATCGGGAAATGCAGCACTTGAGGAGCACCCTTGGAGATTCCTTACGCAATGTGTCCCAGCACCCGGTGGATGCTCATCTCCTGGAAAGCGAGAGCAGGCG TCTCGATTCGGCCGTTTCGATGAGCCTGCCTCCCTCGACCTGCCGGGACTATGATCGCGACTAG